In the genome of Bacteroidota bacterium, one region contains:
- a CDS encoding pantoate--beta-alanine ligase, with translation MQVSHPDALRSWLDWQRSKGHRVGFVPTMGALHEGHGRLVRQARAENDVVAVSIFVNPTQFNDPKDLVNYPRTLQADSQLLENEGCDVLFAPGVAEMYPDGFEEPPLSVSLNGLDQLMEGAHRPGHFAGVMQVVNKLFDAAGPCHAYFGQKDFQQLAIVRRMTAELQLPVTIVACPIVRETDGLAMSSRNRRLQPHERAVAPLIYQSLELARSLWGTCPAAEIEQQAAALLSREPLFTLEYFQIVDADSLQPVAEGQMKNAVACIAARLGVIRLIDNAVLG, from the coding sequence ATACAGGTTTCACATCCCGATGCACTGCGTAGCTGGCTCGACTGGCAACGTTCCAAAGGTCACCGCGTGGGCTTTGTACCTACTATGGGGGCCCTGCACGAAGGCCATGGCCGGCTGGTGCGTCAGGCCCGGGCTGAAAACGATGTGGTGGCGGTGAGCATTTTTGTTAATCCCACACAGTTTAACGACCCCAAAGACCTGGTAAATTACCCGCGCACACTTCAGGCCGACTCTCAACTCCTTGAAAATGAGGGTTGTGATGTGCTTTTTGCGCCCGGCGTGGCGGAAATGTACCCCGATGGCTTTGAAGAACCACCGCTGTCCGTATCGCTCAACGGCCTCGACCAGCTTATGGAAGGCGCACACCGGCCCGGGCATTTTGCCGGTGTGATGCAGGTGGTAAATAAGCTGTTTGATGCAGCCGGACCCTGCCACGCTTACTTTGGTCAAAAGGATTTTCAGCAACTGGCCATTGTGCGGCGCATGACTGCCGAGCTGCAACTGCCGGTAACCATTGTGGCCTGCCCCATTGTTCGTGAAACAGATGGCCTTGCCATGAGTTCGCGCAACCGCCGGCTGCAACCGCATGAGCGGGCCGTGGCACCGCTTATTTATCAGTCGCTCGAACTGGCCAGATCGCTCTGGGGTACATGCCCCGCAGCCGAAATTGAACAACAGGCCGCCGCATTGCTAAGCCGTGAACCGCTTTTTACACTCGAATATTTTCAGATTGTGGATGCCGATTCACTGCAGCCGGTGGCTGAGGGGCAAATGAAAAACGCCGTGGCTTGCATTGCTGCCCGCCTCGGCGTTATACGACTGATTGATAATGCGGTGTTGGGTTAG
- a CDS encoding glycogen/starch synthase, protein MKKARVLFVSQEITPYLDETTMGQIARQLPQGIQERGKEIRTFMPRYGCINERRNQLHEVIRLSGMNLIINDTDHPLIIKVASIQAARMQVYFIDNDEFFQRKFILTDKKGQYFNDNDERMIFFCRGVIETVKKLGWAPDIVHCHGWFTSLMPIYLKKAFRDNPLFADTRVVYSVYDEEFPDSLQKNFSAKIPIDGIEKGDVEQVAKAPTFANLMKLAIDYSDAVIKGAPKINPEVEKYLKKSGKNVLEYKTAEQYIDAYSEFYDAVLAEEPSLVD, encoded by the coding sequence ATGAAAAAAGCCAGAGTTCTTTTCGTATCACAAGAAATCACTCCGTATCTCGATGAAACCACGATGGGTCAGATCGCCCGCCAGCTTCCTCAGGGTATTCAGGAGCGCGGTAAAGAAATACGGACATTTATGCCCCGTTACGGCTGCATAAACGAACGCCGGAATCAACTCCACGAGGTGATACGTCTCTCGGGCATGAACCTGATTATCAACGATACGGATCATCCGCTAATCATTAAGGTGGCTTCCATTCAGGCCGCGCGTATGCAGGTGTATTTTATTGATAACGACGAGTTTTTTCAGCGCAAATTTATCCTCACCGATAAAAAAGGCCAGTACTTCAACGACAACGACGAGCGCATGATTTTCTTCTGCCGCGGCGTAATTGAAACGGTGAAAAAGCTGGGCTGGGCACCTGATATTGTGCACTGCCACGGCTGGTTTACCTCGCTGATGCCTATTTATTTGAAAAAAGCGTTCCGCGACAACCCACTTTTTGCGGATACCCGCGTCGTATATTCGGTTTACGACGAAGAATTCCCTGATTCACTCCAGAAAAACTTCTCTGCCAAAATTCCGATCGACGGAATTGAGAAGGGTGACGTAGAGCAGGTGGCTAAAGCTCCGACGTTTGCCAATTTGATGAAACTGGCGATAGATTACTCGGACGCTGTAATTAAAGGAGCACCGAAAATCAATCCCGAAGTCGAAAAATATCTTAAAAAAAGCGGGAAAAATGTGCTCGAATACAAAACAGCCGAACAATATATTGATGCTTATTCCGAATTTTACGACGCGGTTTTGGCCGAAGAGCCATCACTCGTTGATTAA